Proteins encoded by one window of Nicotiana tabacum cultivar K326 chromosome 10, ASM71507v2, whole genome shotgun sequence:
- the LOC142165467 gene encoding uncharacterized protein LOC142165467 has protein sequence MATVDNTELEKLGHNHPLFLNSNDNSGAVLILLQLRGPENYSLWSRAMRIAILGRNKLGFIDDTCKRENYSTNLVDLWERCNAIILSWLMNCVSPELLSGMVYLSNANEVWDDLKEQFDKVDCSRIFQMHREIATAFQGTSFISTYFSKLRVLWAKFDSLAPIPGHDAANSRDFVQFMECQKLLQFLMGLNESYEQARS, from the coding sequence atggcaactgtcGATAACACTGAACTAGAGAAATTAGGTCACAACCATCCACTTTTCCTGAATTCAAATGATAATTCAGGAGCTGTGTTGATTTTGTTGCAATTACGAGGACCCGAAAACTACTCTTTGTGGAGCCGGGCAATGAGAATTGCAATCCTAGGTCGAAATAAGCTAGGGTTCATTGACGACACATGCAAAAGGGAGAACTATAGTACAAATCTCGTAGATCTCTGGGAACGTTGTAATGCGATTATATTGTCTTGGTTGATGAACTGTGTTTCTCCGGAATTGTTGAGTGGGATGGTATATTTGTCAAATGCTAATGAAGTATGGGACGATTTGAAGGAGCAATTTGATAAGGTTGATTGCTCTAGGATATTTCAGATGCACAGAGAAATTGCTACTGCATTCCAGGGCACCAGTTTTATTTCgacttatttctcaaaattgaGAGTGCTTTGGGCAAAATTTGATAGTTTGGCACCAATTCCTGGTCATGATGCTGCTAACTCACGTGACTTTGTTCAATTCATGGAGTGTCAAAAGCTTCTACAATTCCTAATGGGACTAAATGAGTCTTATGAACAAGCACGCAGCTAG